One stretch of Glycine soja cultivar W05 chromosome 7, ASM419377v2, whole genome shotgun sequence DNA includes these proteins:
- the LOC114419764 gene encoding 40S ribosomal protein S17-4-like yields the protein MGRVRTKTVKKSSRQVIERHYSRMTLDFHTNKKLLEEVAIIPSKRLRNKIAGFSTHLMKRIQKGPVRGISLKLQEEERERRMDFVPDVSAINTDHIEVDKETLDMLHSLGINDIPGITQVDPVPVQQNFPFTRRY from the coding sequence ATGGGTCGAGTGAGAACGAAGACGGTGAAGAAATCCTCTCGGCAGGTGATAGAGCGTCACTACTCGCGCATGACCCTGGACTTCCACACGAACaagaagcttctggaggaagtgGCGATAATCCCGTCGAAGAGGCTAAGGAACAAGATCGCGGGGTTCTCGACGCACCTGATGAAGCGCATCCAGAAGGGCCCTGTGCGCGGCATCTCCCTCAAGCTCCAGGAGGAGGAGCGCGAGCGCCGCATGGACTTCGTCCCCGACGTCTCCGCCATCAACACCGACCACATCGAGGTCGACAAGGAAACCCTCGACATGCTCCACTCCCTCGGTATCAACGACATCCCCGGCATCACCCAGGTTGATCCTGTCCCTGTTCAGCAGAACTTCCCCTTCACCAGGAGGTACTGA